One window of the Archaeoglobus sulfaticallidus PM70-1 genome contains the following:
- a CDS encoding ABC transporter permease has protein sequence MYFELAKRNLMRTRVRSVLAIIGIVIGVMAIASIGIFGEGLKLSVLKNFQDVANEVIITPSYTHGYTKIDRDSVKKIEKLTFLESVTPIKMKSGVVQYKNKKTYTTIYGMGRKDIEEMFKAEKGSIKLSGSCVVGNYLAEKLNLRVGVKLSIEGEVFRVSGILEEEGARFDINPNNAIFISEKDFENLFNEKDYSMVIVRVEKIENIEELKDAVDKLINSRETKVRVFEMKTIIERITEAFNQINLFLLAIAGISLLVAGVSILNIMLISTIERTREIGVMRAVGASRQTIMRVFLYEALILGAIGSVIGGILSIFAGFLIEAGMLHTVEYLFVPSTFFAIAKGIFFGMITAVISGFYPAWKASNLEPIEALRYE, from the coding sequence ATGTACTTCGAACTCGCCAAGAGAAACCTGATGAGAACGAGGGTCAGAAGCGTTCTGGCCATCATAGGGATTGTGATCGGTGTTATGGCGATAGCATCGATAGGCATTTTTGGAGAGGGGCTGAAGCTCTCGGTTCTCAAAAACTTTCAGGATGTTGCGAACGAGGTTATAATCACCCCATCCTACACTCACGGCTACACGAAGATAGACAGAGATTCGGTCAAGAAAATTGAGAAGCTGACATTCCTGGAAAGCGTGACTCCGATAAAAATGAAGTCTGGGGTTGTGCAGTACAAGAACAAGAAGACCTACACCACCATTTACGGGATGGGCAGGAAAGACATAGAGGAGATGTTCAAGGCTGAAAAGGGATCGATAAAGCTCTCAGGTAGCTGTGTTGTTGGTAACTACCTTGCAGAGAAACTCAATCTGAGGGTTGGAGTCAAACTGTCGATCGAGGGAGAAGTCTTCAGAGTCTCCGGGATACTGGAGGAGGAGGGAGCCAGATTTGATATAAATCCAAACAACGCGATATTCATATCAGAGAAGGATTTTGAGAACTTATTCAACGAGAAAGATTATTCGATGGTAATCGTTAGGGTTGAAAAGATAGAGAACATAGAAGAGCTGAAGGATGCGGTAGATAAGCTTATAAACTCCAGGGAAACCAAGGTCAGAGTTTTCGAGATGAAAACCATAATTGAGAGGATAACCGAAGCCTTCAACCAGATCAACCTCTTTTTGCTGGCAATAGCGGGAATCTCCCTGCTTGTAGCGGGAGTCAGCATCCTGAACATAATGCTCATATCAACCATCGAGAGAACCAGAGAGATCGGGGTTATGAGGGCTGTTGGAGCTAGCAGACAGACGATTATGAGAGTTTTCCTTTATGAGGCGTTAATTCTTGGAGCAATCGGAAGTGTTATTGGCGGGATCCTGAGCATCTTTGCGGGATTCCTGATAGAGGCCGGAATGCTTCACACAGTGGAGTATCTGTTCGTTCCATCAACATTCTTTGCAATTGCCAAGGGAATCTTCTTTGGTATGATCACAGCGGTTATCAGTGGATTCTACCCGGCATGGAAGGCATCGAATCTCGAGCCGATAGAAGCTTTGAGGTATGAATAA
- a CDS encoding ABC transporter ATP-binding protein: MKVIELIDVYKIYKIGGEEVYALNGVSMEVKRGEFIAIMGPSGSGKSTLLNMIGCLDKPTKGKVIINGVETSGLDDDTLTRLRRDTVGFVFQQYNLIPTLTAIENVELPMIFKGISKREREKKAFELLNLVGLEKEAKRKPNEMSGGQQQRVAIARALANNPEILLCDEPTGNLDTKSGEKIMQILSELNERGVTLIIVTHDPSIAEYANKTVRILDGSIVG; encoded by the coding sequence ATGAAGGTTATAGAGCTAATAGATGTCTATAAAATCTACAAAATTGGTGGAGAGGAAGTTTACGCCCTGAATGGAGTATCGATGGAGGTAAAGAGGGGAGAGTTCATAGCTATAATGGGGCCGTCTGGAAGCGGAAAGTCAACCCTGCTCAACATGATAGGCTGTCTTGACAAGCCAACAAAAGGCAAGGTTATCATAAACGGTGTTGAAACCTCGGGTCTTGATGACGATACCCTCACAAGGCTGAGGCGGGATACGGTGGGATTCGTTTTTCAGCAGTACAACCTGATACCAACCCTTACAGCGATAGAGAATGTCGAGCTACCCATGATTTTCAAGGGCATAAGTAAGCGAGAGAGGGAAAAAAAGGCTTTTGAACTTCTCAACCTCGTTGGACTGGAAAAGGAAGCAAAGCGGAAGCCAAATGAGATGAGCGGTGGGCAGCAGCAGAGGGTTGCTATTGCGAGGGCACTGGCGAACAACCCTGAGATACTGCTCTGCGATGAACCGACAGGAAACCTCGACACAAAAAGCGGGGAGAAAATAATGCAGATCCTGTCAGAGCTAAATGAGAGGGGAGTTACGCTGATAATCGTAACCCACGATCCGTCCATTGCAGAGTATGCGAACAAAACCGTCAGAATACTGGATGGAAGCATCGTAGGATAG